From the genome of Trichosurus vulpecula isolate mTriVul1 chromosome 6, mTriVul1.pri, whole genome shotgun sequence:
TCACTTTCTCAGAAGCTGTGTGTACAAAGACTTGAATTATCCAATTCCTGTGGATAGCAAAGGCTTTCTCTTCTTGATGTGTACTAGTCTTGGTATGTCCATTTCTGGTTTACAAACACTTGCATTTAATCAAAGTTCTTATTAAAGTAAGGATCTGAAGGGTGTGTTTGACCATTGGTCGAAATGAGACCTGGCTACTGGTAAGGCTTCTTACTAATTAGTGTGTAGGGTAGTGAAATCTTAAGCTACAGATGTTAGGGTAGAGATATAAAAACTAGAATACAGACTAATTGTACATTAACTAATGTATTATATTTAATAGTTACTGGTCAGGAAATATGACTTGATCAATGGTCATTTATAATGTCTGGGCTAAGCAAAGTTATAATGACGTCTTCAAATCATCTTGATTAATGAAGGAGGGCTAGACAAAAGGGACTCATTTAAACATCACCCTGGAATCCTTTGGATTCATCATTCAACAGCAGTAAGTTTTCTAACACTTCACCTTACTACATTTTCTAGAAGAAACAAAAtgtgtatctgtatctgtgtttgtgtgtgtgtataaatattgtTGTTAATCTGGTGAACTGAATGAATATAAATGACAAAATTGACACTACTACTGGGTCTCATGGATGTTATAAGGATTCTATTTAATGACATAATTTATGTCTAAAAGGGAGACAGTCAGAAAATGTCTTTTGAGGATGATTCGTCCTTTATTGATTGCTATGCTAATTctaattttgattcttttattATAGTTCCCAACTTTTTAATTTACTTCCTGAAATTTCCTTACAcattttcaatcatttcatttctctctagCCATGAGGGGGATGCTTTTGTAAAAGGTGATATTTTGTAGTTTATAATTGCTAATTTTTCCAGCCTGGgcataattggaaactaagtataTGTTCCAGAGATAGAACACCAATCAATGTTGTTCACTAATCAGGAGGTGTGGTTATGAAAAGGAAATCTGCTTGTGAACAATGGCAGGTGTATTTAAAATAAAGCACATTCTATTCTAATTATTTAAGTCACACtccaaaaaagttaaaagaattgACAGAAACAAGAGAtttaggatgatgatgatgattgttgtcattgtcattggcatcatcatcgtcatcatcatgatcatcatcatcattcccatATTACAGGTGAGGATGTAGAGGCTGAGAGAAAATATGCATTtaatccacagtcacacagctaattctTATTCCCAACCATAACATCCCTTGCACACTGACAATTGCTTCTGTTCATAGGAATCATTTATCTCATGCATTCGTTTGTTTCgcttttccattttataaaaaaaaaaaaatggaaggttaATGCACAAATAAATCTTCAAAATTAACTGATTCTGGACTTCtaaatttacagataagaaaatcagAGACACAGAGGCAAGCGTTACTTGGCAAGCATCCCAAAGCCAGGAAGTGAAAGCATATAGCTTTGGCCccaggcattttttttaattccaaatttggAGTTGTTTCCGTTATCCCCTGCTGATTCTGGGACAATCATGATTGAAGATTTTAATTCACTTGACTAGAGTCCCACAGCTGGAAAGTCTCAGAACTAGAATTTGGAATCAAGCCAATTTCTAACTTTCATTCAAACTGTAATGCTTTTGCTCTTTTATCTATtgatatctatttatctattacCTATTAATCAGAAAGCTattaaaagaaaactgcaaatCATATAATATACTActttattttctactttctttcagTTCTTCCTGAACTGCTTACTTACTTTGATATTTATCTATCCCCTCCTTCTCTTCGAAGCCTATGGTTTTGTattgatgtgtgtatgtgtgtttgtgtgtgcgtgtgtgtgcatgtgtgtgtgtgcacgcacgctCACATGCGAGTGCTGTAAggtgtttttgtgtgtatgtgtgtgtgtgtgttcatgtgatTTTCCTACAGTGTCTGTCTTTGTGCAGTGTCTGTTTCATAGGCATTAATTATTTCCAAGAAATGTGTCACTGATTCCTacatggagaggagggagaaataacaAAGTGCAAACGGATAAAGTTtgatttttgttaaaatttttggTAAACGATTCTGTCAATTGAAAAATTAGAACTTTGGTTTTGTAGGCATTTGTAATGTTCATTCAAAAATGCTCCTCTCCCTCTTAAAGTGAGAAGAATTGGCATGAGTCTTGGAATAACAAAAATGATTTCACATTTTTGGACCACTTTAGAGTTTATAAAGAAGTTACATGTAAActttcacttaatcctcacaaatGCTTTCTGTGGTATAAAAGATTCTGAAGACATAGTCTGAAGACTCCCAATGTAGGCACAACCTATAACTAATTTAATGTGATCATtagcatcaccatcatcatcatcatcatcaaaatcatcatcaccatcataatcATTGTCAACATTATTATTGTCAAAAAACCCTTGTCTTCTTTGTCATTAACATTTATGCCCCCAAACATAGGTTTACAAATAACCttacatgcattatctcctttgatcctcaaacTACATGAAGTGGTTTACATATTATTCTCCTTttgaagatgaaggaactgaaaatcagagaaatgaagtggtaGAACTCAAGAACAATATGAAATGAAGCTAGATCTTGGAGGATActacagagaccatctagtctgagtctctcatttttgagatgaggaaactgaggtcagagaagttaaatactAAGCCTAAAGTcacataataatgataactaatagTTATTCAGATTTGTTGAAATTTGTCTTATCAGTGCAAAGAATTGCTGTTATGCGAAATATGTCCAATTTCAATCATACTGCAAAGCATAGCCACGCTTAAAACGTAGAAATAACTAAAGGTAGAATGGACAATTTGTGGAAGAACTGGCTTCTTGTTCTTTAGTGATCTTCAGACTAGAGCTGGAAGATTAATTATTACGGTTGTTGTGggtcagaggtatcaaacacatgACCCATGGATGCCATGTGCCCTACAACTCACCTGACTGTAGCACAAAccagatgaaaatataattgggaaatatttaacaaaataaataaaaaaatacaataaaacatgacTAATAGTACATTTTAAACTAAGTCAGTATGCCACCCACATGGATGCTTATTGTGGATTAGTAGCCCTCATTTCAACTTGATTTTGACAACACTGTGGTAGGGTACATTCTGCTTTGGATATGTGTTGAtatagccaggtggcacaatggataacatgtggaacctggagtcaagaagacctgatttcaagtacaacttcagacacttactaggtatgtgacattgggcaaggcacttcaccttatttgcctcaatttcctcatctgcagagtGAGCTCATGAAAGAAAgagcaaagcactccaatatgtttgacaagaaaatcccaaatgagatcatgaaaatttagacacaactgaaacaactttacaacaacaaaagtatacactctgagctcctttccaatactgatattctatattttttctcctctcaacTAAGGTGGCTAAGCTCTAAGCAGCACAAAAACCTAGGAGACCTGAGCTTCATTTCTGGCGGTACAGTAGGTTCATATTGCTTGTCCTTATGACATATAAACCGACTGCAGTATGATATTCAATTATAGAAgctggtttcctttttaaaaatatgtctagAGCGAGTGTAGCATTTtctctgtacttttttttcttcctctgtagttCGATTTTTACACTTCAGACTTGGAGAAAATTTGCAGCATAAAGTGCAACAATGTATAAACAGATAAATTAATGTTTGGGGCATGTCTGCAATAGTAAGaatgtgtttttatttcattagaccttagtttcttcattaatTCATATGTCCATAAGTCTTTTTTATGTAATTATCACATGAACTAATTAGCTCAGATTGACACTTCCTGGGAAATAGAAGAGCTGGGAAATGTAAACATTTGTGCAGGAAAAAATTACGTAACTTGAAGAGATTAATATTTTCAATTActactaataaataaaaaaagaacaacagtaacaaataattttaaatcattGAATATTTAATAACTGTTGATTTTTTAAGACTCAGTTCCCCCAAACTAAGTTAGATCTGACATCTCTTCTAAGGTCATTCAAGCTATGCCCGAACAGGAGGCTCTTCAACACCATATACTATCTATGGATATCCAACATTCATCTGAAAGCTTATTATGATGGAGAATCAATTATCTTAATAGTTGCCCAGTTTTACTTTTGGACAGATATAATGTTGGGAAAACATAATTCATTTCATTGAGCtacaattctttctctctttcaatacatgtatgtgtatgatgTCTATaggtatacacataaatacacatacctgaatgtatatacaaatacacgtatgtgtacatgcatgagtacatatatgtacttatgtgtatatgttatgtatgtgtgtgaattcCATTTCGCCTGATAGCCTCCCAAATATTTGACCACAGACATCATGACATGCCAAAGTTCTCTTCTACAGGGTAAGCACCCCTTGTTAAATCCGTTCATCCTACTAGTATCATCTCAAAGTGTATTATCAATTTAGTTCTACACCTCTGGACATTCCTGATATAttacttttaataaaaataattaaattaatcacAACCCTAATAAATGAAAGACATTTCGCATGCATATGCCTgactaaaataatatttcttcGAATTTCAGATATAGAACTTAATCCTGAATATAAAGTACCAAAACCAAAATGAGGGCTCAGGGAAACATTACAGAATTCATTCTACTTGGACTTTCCTATGACGAAAACATACAGATATTTTGTTTTATCGTCTTCTTATTCTGTTACATCAGTCTCCTCCTAGGAAACCTCCTAATCCTCATCTCTATCTGTTGTAGTCATCTTTTCCACCAACCAATGTACTATTTCCTCAGTCACTTATCTACTATGGACATCTACTATACTTCCAGTGTTACACCAAAGCTAATTGGGGATCTTTTAAGTGAGAGAAAGACGATCTCCTATGGTTATTGCATGTTCCAAATCTTCAGTGTGCACTTCTTCGGCAGTATCGAGGTCTTCATCCTAACTGCAATGGCCTTTGACCGCTATGTTGCCATCTGTAAACCTCTCCACTACATGGTCATCATGAACAGAAAGAAATGCAACCTCCTTGTTTTGGCAGCTTGGGCTGGTGGGGCTGCTCACTCCTTCCCGCAGTTGTCCATGACTCTCAAGTTACCCTTCTGTGGCCCCAACGAAATTGATCACTATTTCTGCGACATCTTCCAGTTACTCAAAATTGCCTGCACGGATAGTTACACCACTGGGCTCCTT
Proteins encoded in this window:
- the LOC118855006 gene encoding olfactory receptor 4P4-like — translated: MRAQGNITEFILLGLSYDENIQIFCFIVFLFCYISLLLGNLLILISICCSHLFHQPMYYFLSHLSTMDIYYTSSVTPKLIGDLLSERKTISYGYCMFQIFSVHFFGSIEVFILTAMAFDRYVAICKPLHYMVIMNRKKCNLLVLAAWAGGAAHSFPQLSMTLKLPFCGPNEIDHYFCDIFQLLKIACTDSYTTGLLVVANSGIIILLIFIILFVSYAIILWTLRTHSAEGWRKALSTCGSHFTAVVLFFVPALFSYLRPPTTYTEDKVFALFYTIIAPMFNPIIYTLRNTEMKIAMRKVWHQKIWGKGNLNDLH